In Motilibacter peucedani, one genomic interval encodes:
- a CDS encoding VC0807 family protein, whose translation MTAPQHHRSPAEGHVVVELAALRPTLVRAGRLLLETVLVPTLLLAVLIHVVGVVPALGAALGWCYLALLVRWVVTRHVPGTLLLSTSMLTGRAGIAMATSSALLYLVQPAVGSGVLALLFLGSAALGRPITMRLARDFVALPPHVLERRATRRMFTQVALVWGVSRLLDATMSVGFLRSSLDLALIGRGLFSPLLTLLTVGLCSVLGWRALARDGIRLRFSAA comes from the coding sequence ATGACCGCACCGCAGCACCACCGCAGCCCGGCCGAGGGCCACGTCGTCGTCGAGCTCGCGGCGCTCCGGCCCACGCTGGTGCGCGCCGGGCGCCTGCTGCTCGAGACGGTGCTCGTGCCGACACTGCTGCTGGCGGTCCTCATCCACGTCGTGGGCGTCGTCCCCGCGCTGGGTGCCGCGCTCGGCTGGTGCTACCTCGCGCTGCTCGTGCGCTGGGTCGTGACCCGCCACGTGCCCGGAACGCTGCTGCTCAGCACCAGCATGCTCACCGGCCGCGCCGGCATCGCCATGGCCACCTCGAGCGCGCTGCTCTACCTCGTGCAGCCCGCGGTCGGCTCGGGCGTGCTAGCCCTGCTCTTCCTGGGCAGCGCCGCGCTCGGCCGGCCCATCACCATGCGGTTGGCCCGCGACTTCGTGGCCCTGCCGCCGCACGTGCTCGAACGGCGGGCGACCCGGCGGATGTTCACGCAGGTCGCGCTCGTCTGGGGCGTGTCGCGGCTGCTCGACGCCACGATGAGCGTCGGGTTCCTGCGCTCCTCGCTCGACCTCGCGCTGATCGGGCGCGGGCTCTTCAGCCCGCTGCTCACCCTGCTGACCGTCGGGCTGTGCTCGGTGCTGGGCTGGCGGGCGCTGGCCCGCGACGGCATCCGCCTGCGCTTCTCCGCGGCCTGA
- a CDS encoding GNAT family N-acetyltransferase → MADLLTTDRLVLRDWTADDAEAALAVFGDASVARWLTPALERPGDVEAMREHLARWAAEAPGLVPPYGRWAVVRREDGAVIGGMELRPLPPHDEDVEIGWQLAPGAWGHGYATEASRALARYAFSQATDEVFAVVRPGNERAGAVAKRLGMEWVGETDKYYDLVLQVYRLRPSDLDAVERDTARA, encoded by the coding sequence GTGGCCGACCTGCTGACGACCGACCGCCTGGTCCTGCGCGACTGGACCGCCGACGACGCCGAGGCTGCGCTGGCGGTCTTCGGCGACGCCTCCGTCGCCCGCTGGCTGACCCCTGCGCTCGAACGCCCGGGCGACGTGGAGGCTATGCGCGAGCACCTGGCGCGCTGGGCGGCCGAGGCTCCCGGGCTCGTGCCGCCCTACGGCCGGTGGGCCGTGGTGCGCCGCGAGGACGGCGCGGTCATCGGCGGCATGGAGCTGCGCCCGCTGCCGCCGCACGACGAGGACGTCGAGATCGGCTGGCAGCTCGCCCCCGGCGCCTGGGGCCACGGCTACGCGACCGAGGCCTCCCGCGCGCTCGCGCGCTACGCGTTCAGCCAGGCGACCGACGAGGTGTTCGCCGTCGTGCGCCCCGGCAACGAGCGCGCCGGTGCGGTCGCGAAGCGCCTGGGCATGGAGTGGGTCGGCGAGACCGACAAGTACTACGACCTGGTGCTGCAGGTCTACCGGCTGCGGCCCTCCGACCTCGACGCGGTCGAGCGCGACACCGCCCGGGCGTAG
- the mgrA gene encoding L-glyceraldehyde 3-phosphate reductase, producing the protein MPYDAAETRYDTMAYRRVGRSGLLLPAVSLGLWHNFGEGTALETQRAILRRAFDLGVTHIDIANNYGPPPGSAETGFGEVLRTDLKPYRDELVIATKAGYRMWPGPYGEWGSRKYLLASLDQSLARTGLDYVDIFYSHRPDPDTPLEETMGALASAVQQGKALYVGISSYSPEQTREAARILAGLGTPLLIHQPRYSMFDRWVEDGLLDALDEVGAGSIAFSPLEQGILTDRYLDGIPEGSRAAGSSPFLSAEQVQATLGRVRALDELARSRGQSLAQLAVSWVLRGGRVTSALVGASSVAQLEANVAAVADLEFADDELAMIEDALAAGGEDGAGR; encoded by the coding sequence GTGCCCTACGACGCCGCCGAGACCCGCTACGACACCATGGCCTACCGCCGCGTGGGGCGCAGCGGGCTGCTGCTGCCCGCCGTGTCGCTGGGCCTGTGGCACAACTTCGGCGAGGGGACGGCCCTCGAGACCCAGCGCGCGATCCTGCGCCGGGCGTTCGACCTCGGCGTCACCCACATCGACATCGCCAACAACTACGGCCCGCCGCCCGGATCGGCGGAGACGGGGTTCGGCGAGGTGCTGCGCACCGACCTCAAGCCCTACCGCGACGAGCTGGTGATCGCGACGAAGGCGGGCTACCGCATGTGGCCCGGGCCCTACGGCGAGTGGGGCTCGCGCAAGTACCTGCTCGCCAGCCTCGACCAGAGCCTGGCGCGCACCGGCCTGGACTACGTCGACATCTTCTACTCGCACCGGCCCGACCCCGACACCCCGCTCGAGGAGACGATGGGCGCCCTGGCCAGCGCGGTGCAGCAGGGCAAGGCGCTCTACGTCGGCATCTCGTCGTACTCCCCCGAGCAGACGCGCGAGGCCGCGCGGATCCTCGCCGGGCTCGGCACCCCGCTGCTCATCCACCAGCCCCGCTACTCGATGTTCGACCGCTGGGTCGAGGACGGCCTGCTCGACGCGCTCGACGAGGTGGGCGCGGGCTCCATCGCGTTCTCGCCGCTGGAGCAGGGCATCCTGACCGACCGCTACCTCGACGGCATCCCCGAGGGCTCCCGGGCGGCCGGCTCGAGCCCGTTCCTGTCGGCCGAGCAGGTGCAGGCCACGCTCGGGCGGGTGCGCGCCCTTGACGAGCTCGCCCGCAGCCGGGGCCAGAGCCTCGCCCAGCTGGCGGTCTCGTGGGTGCTGCGCGGCGGCCGGGTCACCTCGGCGCTGGTCGGCGCCAGCAGCGTGGCGCAGCTGGAGGCCAACGTCGCCGCGGTGGCCGACCTCGAGTTCGCCGACGACGAGCTGGCCATGATCGAGGACGCGCTGGCCGCCGGTGGGGAGGACGGCGCGGGCCGGTAG
- a CDS encoding DMT family transporter, translating to MPTVVVLGLLAAFLFAAAASLQQHSAHGIARAAGPTSSALPVVTLVHSLVRSRVWLLGWVVNLGGFLSQAAALHLGSVSVVQPLLVTQLLFTLPLASAWARRWPARRDWLAAATVCAGVALFLSVGHRSETDAQPDRAKVLLALATTLVLVTVLVRVAAGRPRARHAFLTSVAAGLCFAQSAVLMKLTATDLLHRGVAATAVDWPGYCLAGSTLLGLLLEQQAFTAGALPLAISAMTITNPAASYLVGVLAFDVSLPDSPGALATLSASGLLLVVGVVGLAHSPYSRAGATAAVPVSR from the coding sequence GTGCCGACCGTCGTCGTGCTGGGCCTGCTCGCCGCGTTCCTGTTCGCGGCGGCAGCGAGCCTGCAGCAGCACTCGGCGCACGGCATCGCGCGCGCCGCCGGGCCCACCTCCTCGGCCCTGCCGGTCGTGACGCTGGTCCACAGCCTCGTGCGCTCGCGGGTCTGGCTGCTGGGCTGGGTCGTCAACCTCGGCGGCTTCCTCAGCCAGGCGGCGGCCCTGCACCTCGGCAGCGTCTCGGTCGTGCAGCCGCTGCTGGTCACCCAGCTGCTCTTCACGCTGCCGCTGGCCTCGGCGTGGGCACGCCGGTGGCCGGCCCGCCGCGACTGGCTCGCCGCCGCCACGGTCTGCGCCGGCGTGGCGCTGTTCCTCTCGGTCGGGCACCGCTCCGAGACCGACGCGCAGCCCGACCGCGCCAAGGTGCTGCTCGCGCTGGCCACCACGCTGGTGCTGGTGACGGTGCTCGTACGCGTCGCCGCCGGCCGCCCCCGCGCCCGGCACGCCTTCCTGACCTCGGTCGCCGCCGGGCTCTGCTTCGCGCAGAGCGCCGTGCTCATGAAGCTCACCGCGACCGACCTGCTGCACCGCGGGGTGGCCGCCACGGCGGTCGACTGGCCGGGCTACTGCCTGGCCGGCTCGACGCTGCTGGGCCTGCTGCTCGAGCAGCAGGCCTTCACCGCCGGTGCGCTGCCCCTCGCGATCTCGGCGATGACCATCACCAACCCCGCGGCGAGCTACCTGGTCGGCGTGCTGGCGTTCGACGTGAGCCTGCCCGACAGCCCCGGGGCGCTGGCGACCCTGTCGGCGTCAGGCCTGCTGCTCGTCGTCGGCGTCGTGGGCCTGGCCCACAGCCCCTACAGCCGAGCGGGCGCTACAGCCGCGGTTCCCGTGTCACGATAG
- a CDS encoding DUF1990 family protein: MRSVRLRRPSRAQLAALLAQRADAPQSYAEVGISLEDVAPPRGWGQSVGRRSLGSGEQVWLAAREALLAWDAHRGARVRVEPPAAPLAVGTVVAVTAGAPLGAIVGVCRIVRVVDEPHRFGFAYGTVPPHPEVGEESFLVTRDPVSGEVVFTARSVSRAVALLARLAPPLARLAIAGYTRAYARAVSRSTASRSEGRSR; encoded by the coding sequence ATGCGCTCGGTGCGCCTCCGCCGCCCCTCGCGCGCCCAGCTGGCCGCGCTGCTCGCGCAGCGCGCGGACGCCCCGCAGTCCTACGCCGAGGTCGGCATCAGCCTCGAGGACGTGGCGCCGCCGCGGGGCTGGGGCCAGAGCGTCGGCCGCCGCTCGCTCGGGAGCGGGGAGCAGGTGTGGCTCGCCGCCCGGGAGGCGCTGCTGGCGTGGGACGCGCACCGCGGCGCACGCGTACGCGTCGAGCCGCCCGCCGCGCCGCTGGCGGTCGGCACCGTGGTGGCGGTCACGGCGGGGGCGCCGCTGGGCGCGATCGTCGGGGTGTGCCGCATCGTGCGGGTCGTCGACGAGCCGCACCGGTTCGGCTTCGCCTACGGCACCGTGCCGCCGCACCCCGAGGTGGGCGAGGAGAGCTTCCTGGTGACCCGCGACCCGGTCAGCGGCGAGGTGGTGTTCACCGCGCGCTCGGTGTCGCGGGCCGTCGCGCTGCTCGCGCGCCTGGCCCCGCCGCTGGCGCGGCTGGCGATCGCGGGCTACACCCGGGCCTACGCCCGGGCGGTGTCGCGCTCGACCGCGTCGAGGTCGGAGGGCCGCAGCCGGTAG
- a CDS encoding AI-2E family transporter, translated as MDVETPGPSGVPESLQTAAAWTWRVILLGVGAWLLLRVVERLSLVVLPIIAAVLLTALAMPAVRLLRRIGVGAAGAAGIVLVVGLGTIGLVVWWIANRAIAESGEIADELGKALDRLPVRSETLAGWRNDAVDALRRSSGGVGGVLNGLEVASHVLAGTVLTLFITFYLLYDGARVWSWVVAMLPRGRRATAHEAGAQAWQRLAGWVRGTVIIGVIHGVVVAVSLVVLDVPLVAPLSVLVFLGSFIPIVGAFIFGGAAVLVTFAAHGWVSAAVLVGILTLDNQLEAHVLQPFLVGRYVRLHPLAVVIAVTVGEVLEGLVGAVLAVPLTAAAYAAFSYARGTAPAVVLLPSEAGPPGELPGRPTGGGVPLL; from the coding sequence ATGGACGTCGAGACACCAGGCCCCAGCGGGGTGCCCGAGAGCCTGCAGACCGCCGCCGCGTGGACGTGGCGGGTGATCCTGCTCGGCGTGGGGGCGTGGCTGCTCCTGCGCGTCGTCGAGCGGCTCTCGCTGGTGGTGCTGCCGATCATCGCCGCCGTGCTGCTCACCGCCCTGGCCATGCCGGCCGTGCGGCTGCTGCGCCGGATCGGCGTCGGCGCGGCCGGCGCCGCCGGGATCGTGCTGGTCGTCGGCCTGGGCACGATCGGGCTGGTCGTCTGGTGGATCGCCAACCGCGCCATCGCCGAGTCCGGCGAGATCGCCGACGAGCTCGGCAAGGCGCTCGACCGGCTCCCGGTGCGCAGCGAGACGCTCGCCGGGTGGCGCAACGACGCGGTCGACGCGCTGCGCCGCAGCAGCGGCGGGGTCGGCGGCGTGCTCAACGGGCTCGAGGTCGCGAGCCATGTCCTCGCCGGCACGGTGCTCACCCTGTTCATCACCTTCTACCTGCTCTACGACGGCGCCCGGGTCTGGTCGTGGGTCGTCGCGATGCTGCCCCGCGGCCGGCGGGCCACCGCCCACGAGGCCGGCGCGCAGGCGTGGCAGCGGCTGGCCGGCTGGGTGCGCGGCACCGTGATCATCGGCGTCATCCACGGCGTGGTGGTCGCCGTGTCGCTGGTGGTGCTCGACGTGCCGCTCGTGGCTCCGCTCTCGGTGCTGGTGTTCCTCGGCAGCTTCATCCCGATCGTCGGCGCCTTCATCTTCGGCGGTGCTGCGGTGCTGGTGACCTTCGCCGCCCACGGCTGGGTGTCTGCGGCCGTCCTCGTCGGCATCCTGACGCTCGACAACCAGCTGGAGGCCCACGTCCTGCAGCCCTTCCTCGTCGGGCGCTACGTGCGCCTGCACCCGCTGGCGGTCGTCATCGCGGTCACGGTGGGCGAGGTGCTCGAGGGGCTCGTGGGCGCGGTCCTGGCCGTCCCGCTGACCGCCGCCGCGTACGCCGCCTTCAGCTACGCGCGCGGCACCGCCCCCGCGGTGGTGCTGCTGCCCTCGGAGGCTGGGCCGCCGGGCGAGCTGCCGGGCCGCCCGACCGGCGGCGGCGTCCCCCTCCTCTAG